Proteins encoded in a region of the Streptomyces sp. NBC_00258 genome:
- a CDS encoding DUF4185 domain-containing protein yields the protein MPDDSRARQRTGTGLGLLLALVLGAVLLTALPEDDGREGSCRARTVESWAADRDLTGEFARYGDDASRADDWTGGDGTHSVRLPDGRVLWLFSDTYLGQVYRPPNPAGESYAWRDTTAPLVRNSAVVMDDGRLQRTLPAPLFADPAPGQWRWPVAARVEPRSPGSSEQVVRVVLWTRTTGTYPWIYGVPTATEVATLSLPDLRLEGIVRVLDQQRVEDPAKRVLFGTTALTDDGDWTYVFGGDDARAAAQPASKAYVARVPRGRLADPGAWRYWDGERWTIPSLMKPVLGDGGRKGVGSAFTVAREGGTYVLFTMAAGAEGLTTITSYWACSPTGPWHGPGKGFSPPLPEQGAGVAAYNPQLHPTVSRGRLVLSYDVNWLDANGGVTAQANLSRNVSLYRPRFVTLRLGPG from the coding sequence GTGCCCGACGACTCACGAGCACGACAGCGCACGGGGACCGGGCTCGGCCTGCTCCTGGCCCTGGTCCTCGGCGCCGTGCTGCTCACCGCCCTCCCGGAGGACGACGGCCGGGAGGGCTCCTGCCGGGCCCGTACGGTCGAGTCCTGGGCCGCCGACCGGGACCTCACGGGCGAGTTCGCGCGGTACGGGGACGACGCCTCGCGGGCCGACGACTGGACCGGCGGCGACGGAACGCACTCCGTGCGGCTGCCGGACGGCCGGGTGCTGTGGCTGTTCTCGGACACGTATCTCGGCCAGGTGTACCGCCCGCCGAACCCGGCGGGCGAGTCCTACGCGTGGCGGGACACGACCGCGCCCCTGGTGCGCAACTCGGCCGTGGTCATGGACGACGGCCGTCTCCAACGGACCCTGCCCGCGCCGCTGTTCGCGGACCCGGCCCCGGGCCAGTGGCGCTGGCCGGTGGCCGCCCGCGTCGAGCCCCGCTCCCCCGGCTCGTCCGAGCAGGTCGTACGGGTCGTGCTGTGGACGCGTACGACCGGCACGTACCCCTGGATCTACGGGGTGCCGACGGCCACCGAGGTGGCCACGCTCTCGCTGCCGGATCTGCGGCTCGAAGGCATCGTGCGCGTTCTCGACCAGCAGCGGGTCGAGGACCCGGCGAAGCGGGTGCTGTTCGGCACGACCGCGCTGACCGACGACGGGGACTGGACGTACGTCTTCGGCGGCGACGACGCGCGAGCGGCCGCCCAGCCGGCGTCGAAGGCGTACGTCGCGCGTGTGCCCCGGGGCCGGCTGGCGGATCCCGGCGCGTGGCGGTACTGGGACGGCGAGCGGTGGACCATCCCCTCGCTCATGAAGCCCGTGCTGGGCGACGGCGGGCGCAAGGGGGTGGGCAGCGCCTTCACGGTCGCCCGTGAGGGGGGCACGTATGTGCTGTTCACGATGGCGGCGGGCGCCGAGGGACTGACGACCATCACCTCGTACTGGGCGTGCTCCCCCACCGGGCCCTGGCACGGGCCCGGCAAGGGCTTCAGCCCGCCGCTGCCGGAGCAGGGGGCGGGCGTGGCCGCGTACAACCCGCAGCTCCATCCGACGGTGAGCCGGGGCAGGCTCGTGCTCAGCTACGACGTCAACTGGCTGGACGCGAACGGCGGTGTCACGGCGCAGGCGAACCTCAGCCGGAACGTGTCCCTGTACCGACCGCGATTCGTGACTCTGCGGCTGGGGCCGGGGTGA
- a CDS encoding bile acid:sodium symporter family protein, producing MKRLKWPSWLPIDPYILLLLGTVGLAALLPARGTGADVASGASTAAIAFLFFLYGARLSTREAMDGVRHWRLHITVLACTFVLFPLLGLAARGLEPVLLNHSLYTGLLFLTLVPSTVQSSIAFTSMARGNVPAAICAGSFSSLVGIVLTPLLAAALLGGTGGGFSADSLLKIVLQLLVPFLAGQLLRRWIGGFVARHKKVLGYVDRGSILLVVYTAFSEGMVQGIWHQVSPLRLGGLLAVEAVLLAVMLALTWYGSKALGFNREDRIAIQFAGSKKSLASGLPMASVLFGAHASLAVLPLMLFHQMQLMVCAVIAKRRSRDPEAERPVTPAPAAESRIAVGTGTRSG from the coding sequence GTGAAACGCCTGAAGTGGCCGTCCTGGCTGCCGATCGACCCGTACATCCTGCTGCTGCTCGGGACGGTGGGGCTCGCCGCCCTTCTGCCCGCCCGGGGAACCGGAGCCGATGTCGCGTCCGGCGCCTCCACCGCGGCGATCGCCTTCCTCTTCTTCCTCTACGGGGCCCGCCTGTCCACCCGTGAGGCGATGGACGGAGTACGGCACTGGCGGCTCCACATCACGGTCCTGGCCTGCACGTTCGTACTGTTCCCGTTGCTCGGCCTGGCGGCCCGCGGTCTCGAACCGGTGCTCCTGAACCACTCGCTCTACACCGGTCTGCTCTTCCTCACCCTGGTCCCGTCCACGGTCCAGTCCTCGATCGCCTTCACCTCGATGGCGCGCGGAAACGTTCCGGCGGCGATCTGCGCGGGCTCCTTCTCCTCCCTCGTGGGCATCGTGCTCACCCCGCTGCTCGCGGCGGCCCTCCTCGGCGGCACCGGGGGCGGCTTCTCCGCCGACTCGCTGCTCAAGATCGTGCTCCAGCTGCTGGTGCCGTTCCTGGCCGGGCAGTTGCTGCGCCGCTGGATCGGCGGCTTCGTCGCGCGCCACAAGAAGGTCCTCGGATACGTCGACCGCGGCTCGATCCTGCTCGTCGTCTACACCGCGTTCAGCGAGGGCATGGTGCAGGGCATCTGGCACCAGGTCAGCCCGCTGCGCCTGGGCGGTCTGCTCGCGGTCGAGGCCGTGCTGCTCGCCGTGATGCTGGCGCTCACCTGGTACGGCTCGAAGGCGCTGGGCTTCAACCGCGAGGACCGCATCGCCATCCAGTTCGCCGGGTCGAAGAAGTCCCTCGCCTCCGGACTGCCCATGGCGAGCGTGCTGTTCGGCGCCCACGCCTCGCTGGCCGTCCTGCCGTTGATGCTCTTCCACCAGATGCAGCTCATGGTCTGCGCGGTCATCGCCAAACGCCGCTCCCGCGACCCCGAGGCGGAACGGCCCGTCACCCCGGCCCCAGCCGCAGAGTCACGAATCGCGGTCGGTACAGGGACACGTTCCGGCTGA